The region TACCGGCGGGACGGGGCCCTGGATCGTCGTGCGGGGTGCGAGCGGTCAGTCGCGCGTGAGCTTGCGGTAGGTGACGCGGTGCGGGCGCGCCGCCTCGGGACCGAGGCGCTCGATCTTGTTCTCCTCGTAGGAGGCGAAGTTGCCCTCGAACCAGTGCCAGCTCGACGGGTTCTCCTCGGTGCCCTCGTAGGCCAGGATGTGCGTGGCCACGCGGTCGAGGAACCACCGGTCGTGCGAGACGACCACGGCGCAGCCGGGGAAGTCGAGCAGCGCGTTCTCGAGCGAGCCGAGGGTCTCGACGTCGAGGTCGTTGGTGGGCTCGTCCAGCAGCAGGAGGTTGCCGCCCTGCTTGAGCGTGAGCGCGAGGTTCAGGCGGTTGCGCTCACCGCCCGAGAGGACGCCGGCGGGCTTCTGCTGGTCGGCGCCCTTGAACCCGAACTGCGAGACGTAGGCGCGCGAGGGGATCTCGACGTTGCCGACCTGGATGAAGTCGAGCCCGTCGGAGACGACCTCCCAGAGCGTCTTCTTGGGGTCGAGGCCGCCACGGCTCTGGTCGACGTAGGAGATCTTGACGGTCTCGCCGACCTTGAGGTCACCGCCGTCGAGCGGCTCGAGGCCCACGATCGTCTTGAAGAGGGTGGTCTTCCCCACGCCGTTGGGGCCGATGACGCCGACGATGCCGTTGCGCGGCAGCGTGAAGCTGAGGCCGTCGATGAGCACGCGCTCGTCGAAGCCCTTCTTCAGCTTCGTCGCGTCGATCACGACCGAGCCCAGGCGCGGGCCGGGCGGGATCTGGATCTCCTCGAAGTCGAGCTTGCGCGTACGGTCGGCCTCGGCCGCCATCTCCTCGTACCGGGCCAGACGCGCCTTGCTCTTGGCCTGGCGGCCCTTGGCGTTGGAGCGCACCCACTCCAGCTCCGAGGCGAGGCGCTTGGCGAGCTTGGCGTCCTTCTTGCCCTGGACCTCGAGACGCGCGGCCTTCTTCTCCAGGTAGGTGGAGTAGTTGCCCTCGTAGGGGTAGAGGCGACCGCGGTCGACCTCGGCGATCCACTGCGCGACGTTGTCGAGGAAGTACCGGTCGTGCGTGACGGCCAGGACGGCGCCGGCGTAGCGCGCGAGGTGCTGCTCGAGCCACTGCACGCTCTCGGCGTCCAGGTGGTTGGTGGGCTCGTCGAGCAGGAGCAGGTCGGGTGCCTCCAGCAGCAGCTTGCACAGCGCGACGCGGCGGCGCTCACCACCTGAGAGGACCGACACGTCGGCGTCCGGCGGCGGGCAGCGCAGCGCGTCCATCGCCTGCTCGAGGCGGGCGTCGACGTCCCAGCCGTCGGCGGCGTCGATCTCCTCCTGGAGCTTGCCCATCTCGTCGGTGAGCGCCTCGTAGTCGGCGTCCGGGTCGGCGAACTCCTCGGCGATGGCCTCGAAGCGGGCCTTCTTCGCCAGCAGGTCGCCCACGGCCTCCTGGACGTTGCCCAGGACCGTCTTGTCCTCGTTCAGCGGCGGCTCCTGCAGCAGGATGCCGACCGTGTAGCCGGGGGTGAGCCGCGCCTCGCCGTTGGAGGCCTGCTCGAGGCCGGCCATGATCTTCAGGATGGTCGACTTCCCGGCGCCGTTCGGGCCGACGACGCCGATCTTGGCGCCCGGCAGGAACGACATCGTGACGTCATCGAGGATGACCTTGTCACCGTGCGCCTTGCGTGCGCGCACCATCGAGTAGATGTACTCCGCCACAGTTCTCCCTCAGAGCCTCTCGGGGTGGATGGTCTGGGACAAGCCTACGCGGGCGGGCTGACGGCGGGCGCGAGCGGTGGGTACGAGGAGCGAGCGCGAGCAGCGGGCGGGGCCGACGGCGCGGGGGTGGCGACCGCCGGCCCCGCCGGCCCGGTCAGAACGGCGGTCCGTCGCCGTCGCCCTCCTCACCGGCGGCGGTGCCCGAGGCCGACGCCCCCGCCATCGCCGGCTCGGGGGTGCCCTCGTCCGCCAGCACCTCGAAGCCGGTCAGGTCGGGGACGTTGCCGTGGCTCCCGTCACCGCTCTCCTCGCCGCCGGCGCCCGACGGCGCCGTCCGGTTCCACACGAGCGAGCCGCTCGTGAGGTCGATCGCGACGCTGCGGGCGATGACGGCGGGTCCGCTGCGCGGCTGACCGTCCTGCGTCACCCACTCCTCGTGCGAGAGGTCGCCCACGATCGTCAGCGGCGTCCCCTTGCGCACGACGGCGGCGACGCGCTCGGCGAGCTGGCGGAAGACGGTGACGCTCACCCAGAGGGTGGCCTTGTCCTCCCAGCCGCCGTCGGGCGACCTCTTGCGCGACGTGCTCGCCAGCCGGAAGCTCGTCCAGACGGTGCCGCTGGCGGACTTGCGCAGCTCGGGCACCGACCCCGCGTGCCCGCGGATCGTGATGGTCGTGTCGTTCATGGTCTCTCCTTCTCCTGACGGTGCTGGTGAGGAGAGGATGCGCGCGCATCCGGACGTCGAGGAGCCCGCCGGGAGGCGCTGTGCGGTGCCACGACGCGCGGCCGTGCTGGGGACACTCCCCCGCCGCGCCGGCCCTACCGGGAGAGCCGGCTCAGCGGGTGTCGGCGCCCAGCGTCGCCCGCGCCGAGGCCAGGGCTGCCAGCTCGGCCCGCGCCGGGGCGAGCGTCCGCGCCACGACGGGCGCCAGCGCCGCCGTCGCCGCCGTGCGGTAGGCCGCAGCGGCCTCGTCGCCCGCGCGCTCGAGGCGACCCCGCCGCAGCCGGGCCAGCAGCCCGGGCGTCGGCGGCGGTGCGGCGGCGATCTCCGCGAGTGCTGCGACCGCGTCGCCGGAGATCGCGCCCGCGCCGGGCACGGCGGCGTCGACCGCCGAGCGCCAGGCCGCGGGGAGGCCGGCGGTCAGCTCCTCCACCCACGCCGAGCGGACGGCGTCGACCCGGGCCCGCGACGGGGTGCGCACGCCGGTGACCGCCCCGCCCTCGCCGCGGTGGGCGGCGGCGAGCGCGTCCGCGACGGCCTCCGTACCGAGCACGTCGGCCAGCCGCCCCACGGCGGCCGCGTCCTCGACGTCGGGCACCGCACCCGTGCCGATCGCCGCGGCGAGGTCCTGCGTGAGGGAGACCAGCTGCGCCCGCACCGCGACCCGACCCGCGGAGCTGCGCTCCCCCGTCCGGCGCAGCGTCTCGCGCAGCGTGGGCACTCCCTCGCCGGTCCGGGCCGAGACGAGCAGGATCTCCACCTCGCCGAGACCCTCGCCCACGAGGAGACGGGCGATGTCGAGGCGCAGCTGGTCGCGCCCGGACTCCGTGAGCGTGTCGACCTGGTTGAGGACGACGACCATCGCCTCCTGCCGCCCGGCGAGCGCCGCGAGGTAGTCGCCGTGCAGGCGCTGATCGGCGTACTTCTGAGGGTCCAAGACCCACACGAGGAGGTCGACCAGCGGGACGAGGCGGTCGACGTGCCGCCGGTGACCCTGCGCGATCGAGTCGTGGTCGGGCACGTCGAGCAGCACGACACCGTCGAGCGAGCCGGGCACGGGTCCCGCGAGCGCCTGCTCCCCGCGGTAGCGACGGTCGGTCGGCACCTCGAGGTGGTCCAGCAGCGTGCTCGCCCGCGACCCCCACACCGCTCCGGTCGGGACCGCGGTGGTCGGGCGGCGCGCTCCGACGTCGGCGACGTCGAGGCCCGAGATCGCGTTGAAGAGCGAGGACTTGCCCGATCCGGTACCGCCGACGAGCGCGACGACCGTGTGCTCGATGCCGCGGTCGATGCGGGAGCCCAGCACGTCGAGCGTCTCGCGGGCGCTCGTCAGGACCTCGACCGGCAGGCGCGGGGCGAGGTGGTCGACGAGGTCGTGCAGCTCGCGCAGGCGCGCGGCCTCGGGGCTCCCTGCGTCGTCACGGGCGGCGTGCGCGGCCCGGGTCCGCCCGTCCGTCGTGTCCGTCGCGTCGTCCGTCATGTCAGGCCTCCCCCGCCAGCACCCGCAGCTCACCCGTGCGCAGCCGCAGTGTCGCGACCGCCTCGGCGTCGACCATCCCGGCCAGCGGCGCGGCCACCGCGTCGGCCTCGGCCCGCACGACGCCGGTCGCACGGGTCGTCAGTGAGGTGCGCGCCGCCGCGAGGGCGGTCTCCCCGCACTGCGCCAGCGTCGGGCGACGGCGGCCACCGCGCCGTCGACCCCCGCGGCCGCCAGGAGCAGGAGCGTGGCGGCACCGGCGTCCTCCAGCTCGACGTCGGCCGCGCCGCCGTCGGGCACCGTCAAGCCGGCGGCCAGCCGCGCGACGTCGTCGACCCAGCCCGTCCGGGCGTGCGCGAGGCGGTCTGCGCGCTCGCGGCGGGCGACGTCGCCGGTGCGCCGGGCCAGCAGCGCGGCACCCGCGGGGTCCGCGCGCCAGTCGGTCGCGACGGCGTCGTGCGCCGACGCCGCGGCGCGCCCCACGACGTCGTCGAACGATCGCTCGACCTCGCCCCGGAGGGCTGCGAGCGCGGCGGCGCGATCGGCCCCGCCGCGCGTGACGCGGCGGCGCGCGAGGAACCCGCGCACCTCGTGTGCGAGTGGCTCCAGAGGTCCGCGAGCCCCGGCGAGCGCAAGCCAGCGCGTGGTGGGCCCACCGTCAGCGAGCGCGCCGCCGGCCACCTCGCGGCCGACCTCGTCGGAGGCGGCGGTCGACGCCGCCGTCGCGCGGGCGGCGAGGTCCTCGGCCGCGCGGGTCTGCGCCAGGACGGCGTCGAGCAGCTCGCGCACCTCCTCGCGCAGCGGCCCCCACACCCCGCGCAGGGTGCGGGCGGTGACGCCCTGCGCACCGGCCCGGGTGGCCACGAGGTCGAGCCAGCGCCGGACCTCGGCGGTGTGGTCGGCGGGCAGCGCGCCGTCGATCGGTCCGGCGTCGGGCACGATCAGGAGCGGCACGGCGTCGAAACCGGCTGCCACGAGCCTGCCGAGCAGGTCGCGACGCACCTCGCCCACGACGTCGGCCGCCACGCGGTCCAGCACGACGGCGATGGTCACCCCGCGCCGTCGGACCTCCTCGAGCACGGTCCAGGGCAGCGCGTCGCCGTACCGCGTGGCCGTGGTGACGAAGAGCCACAGGTCGGCGACCTCGACGAGCTCGACCGCGAGCCTGCGGTTGCCCTCCTCGACCGAGTCGAGGTCCGGGGCGTCCAGCAGGGCGATGCCGGCCGGGATGCCGGAGGCGGTCACGACGTCGGCGAGGTGGGTCACGGGGTGGTCGGCGAGCCGCTCGACGTCACCCGGGTGGACGACCAGGACGGGGCGGCGCGTGGTGGGGCGCAGCACGCCCGACGCGCTGACCTGCGCGCCCGCGAGCGAGTTGACCAGCGTCGACTTGCCCGCACCGGTCGGGCCGCCGACGACGAGGATCGCCGGGGTCGCGGCCTCGCGCAGCCGCGGGAGCAGGTGGGTGGTGATCTGCGCCAGGACGCGGGTGCGGAGCGCGCGGGCGTGGTCCGCGCCGTCGACCTCGAGCGGGAGGGCGATCTCGGCGAGGTGGGTGGCGAGGTCGGAGGCGACCTCCAGCGCGGGTCCGGTCGGCCTGCCGGGCGGGGACGGCGGCGTCGTCGGCGTGGTCACCCCCTCACCCTGCCCCAGATCGGCGGCCGGGACGGGGACGCGCGCCGGGAGCGTGTGGTCACGATCACCGCGGACCTCACGCGTCGGGGGCGACGCCGTCCGGATCGGTCCGCACGAGCCAGGCAGACAGGATGCGAGCGAGATCGTCGCGGTCGCGGCCCGAGAGGTCGGCGACGAGCCGGTGCTCGTTGGCCATGTGGTCGGTGTAGGCGGCGTCGGCCGCCGCGAGGCCCGCGGGCGTGAGAGCGACGACGCGGCCGCGGCCGTCCTCCGCGCTGCGCCGCCGGGCCACGAGCCCCGCGCGCTCGAGCCGGTCGACGCGCTTGGAGGTCGCCCCCGAGGTGACCATCGTGCGCGCGGCGAGGTCGGTGGGGGTGCGCTCGTAGGGGTCGCCGGCGCGGCGCAGCGTCATGAGGACGTCGAACTCGCCCTGACTGAGACCGTGTGCGGCGTAGACGGTCTCGAGCTGCGCCATGAGGAGGCCGCCGAGGCGGTGCAGCCGGCCGATGACGGCCTGGGGCGAGGGGTCGACGTCGGGCCGCTCGCGGCGCCACTCGCGCTGGATCGTCTCGACGTGGTCGCTCGGGGGCCGGTCGGTCACGAGGTCAGGATACCGGGGCACTGGCACTTAGCTTCCACGGAAGGCATACTGCCTTCCGTGGAAAGTAGATGGCAGTGGATCCTGGTGACGGCGGTCGCGCCGGTCGCGTGGGGCAGCACGTACGTCGTCACCCACCGCGCGCTCCCGGCGGACTCCCCGCTCTGGGGTGCCACGCTGCGCGCGCTGCCCGCGGGACTCGTCCTGATGCTCATCGCCCGGCGGCTGCCGCAGGGTGCGTGGTGGTGGCGCTCGGTGGTGCTCGGGACGCTGAACGTCGGGGCGTTCTTCGTGCTGATCTACGTCGCCGCGCAGGCGCTGCCGAGCGGGGTGGCGAGCAGCGTGATGGCGGCGGCGCCCGTGGCGATGATGCTGACGGCGTGGGCGCTGGTCAGCGAGCGCCCCACGCTGCGCGCGCTCGCCGGGGCGGCCACCGGGATCGTCGGCGTGACGCTGATCGTGGGGACGGCGACCGGTGCGGTGGACCCGTGGGGCGTCGCGGCGTCCGTGGCCGCGATGCTGATGTCCTCGTTCGGGTTCGTGCTCGCGAAGCGGTGGCGCAGCGACGTGCCGCCCCTGGTCTCCACCGCGTGGCAGATGGCCGCGGGCGGGGTGATGCTCGCCGTAGCCGCCCTCGTGGTGGACGGTGCACCGCCGCCGATGGACGGCGCCGCGATCGCCGGTTTCGCCTACCTCTCGATCATCGCGACGGCGGTCGCGTTCGTCGCGTGGTTCAGCGGACTCGCGCGGCTGCCGGCCGGGACGGTCGGGGTGATCGGCCTGCTCAACCCGGTCACGGGGGTGGCGCTCGGGGCGCTGGTCTCGGGCGAGCGGCTGTCGGTGGGGCAGGGCGTGGGGGTGGTGCTCGTGCTGGCCGGGATCGCGACGACGGCGGTGGTTGGGCGGGGGCGCGCACCCGGGGAGGCCCGGACGCGGGCGGCGGAGGGGCGGTGCCCCCGGCAGGACTCGAACCTGCAACCGACGGATTAGAAGGCCGTTGCTCTATCCATTGAGCTACGAGGGCGCGCCCGCCAGCCTACCGGGCGGCCCCCGCCCCACCGGGAGGTCAAGCACCCGTCACAGGCACGCCCGAGGTGTGTCACGCGTCGCGCCCGATCGCCTCCGCGTGACTAGGGTCACAGCCATGACCACCCTCGTCACCCAGGCGGGCAGCGGCGACGACGCCGCGGCACCCGTCGCTCCGTCCGACCCATCCCCCGCGGACGCCAGCCCCTCCGCCGTCGACCACCCGACGCTCGGCCCGCTCGACGACGCGCGCGCCCAGCTGGCCTTCGCCGTCGACCACCTCGGTCTCGACGACGGCATGCACCGCCTGCTCGCGACGCCGCGGCGCGAGCTCACCGTCAGCGTCCCGCTGCGGCGCGACGACGGCTCCACCACCCTGTTCCTCGGCCACCGGGTGCAGCACAACTTCTCGCGCGGCCCCGCGAAGGGCGGTCTGCGGTTCTCCCCGAACGTCGATCTCGACGAGGTACGTGCGCTCGCCATGTGGATGACGTGGAAGTGCGCCCTCGTGGACGTGCCCTACGGCGGCGCGAAGGGCGGCATCGCGATCGACCCGCGCGCGCACTCGCAGGCGGAGCTCGAGCGCGTCACGCGCCGCTACACCAGCGAGATCATGCCGCTCATCGGCCCGGAGCAGGACATCCCGGCGCCCGACATCGGCACGGACGAGCGCACCATGGCCTGGATGATGGACACCTACTCCGTCAACGTCGGCCACACGGTCCCGGGCGTCGTGACCGGCAAGCCGCTGAGCCTCGGCGGGTCGCTCGGCCGGGCCAGCGCCACCTCGCGCGGGGTCGCGCACGCCGCGGTCCTCGCGATGCGCCACCGCGGCCTCGACCCCGACGCCTCCACCGCCGCCGTCCAGGGCTTCGGCAAGGTCGGGCGCGACGCCGCCCGGCTGCTGGCCGAGGCGGGCGTCAAGGTCGAGGCGATCAGCGACGTCGACGGCGCCGTCCACCGCGCGGGCGGCATCGACGTGGCCGGCCTGATCGAGCACGTGGACGCGACCGGATCCGTGCGCGGGTTCGAGGGCGGCGAGGAGATCGACGGCGCGGCCCTGCTCGAGCTCGACGTCGACACGCTCGTCCCGGCCGCGATCGAGGGCGTGATCACCGAGGCGAACGCCGCCCGGGTGTCGGCGAGGATCGTCGTCGAGGGCGCCAACGGCCCGACGACCGAGGCCGCCGACGCGATCCTGCGCGAGCGCGACGTGCTCGTGGTCCCCGACATCCTCGCGAACGCGGGCGGCGTGATCGTGTCCTACTTCGAGTGGGTGCAGGCCAACCAGGCCTACTGGTGGAGCGAGCGCGAGGTGAACGACAAGCTCGCCGAGCGGATGACGAAGGCGTGGGAGGCGGTGCTGCTGCAGGCCACGCGCCACGGCCAGTCGATGCGCGAGGCCGCGACGTGCCTCGCCGTCGCACGCGTCACCGAGGCGCACCAGCTGCGGGGGCTCTACCCCTGACGGGAGCCGCGGGGCCTCGCTGACGACGCGTCAGGTCTCGAGGCCGACGATGCGTAGCGTGACGTCGACCGTGTCGCCCGCCGCGCAGCCCTGCGCCGTCCGCACCGCCTTCTTGACCGGCAGGATGTAGGCGCCGTGCTCCCGGCTGGGGAACACCGACGTCGTCCAGGTGCTCGTGCCGATCGTCACCTCGACCTTGACCGAGCCGAAGCCGCCCTGCAGCCCGGCGGTGCGCTGGTCGATCTCGTCGGAGGCCGCCTCGGGGACGGTCAGCATGTGCCAGCGGCCCTCGTTCATCGTCCACAGCTCGGCGTCGAAGCGGTACGGCATGGGGCGAGCCTAGGGGTGGTAGGCAGTGCTGGACGCCCCGTGGTCTTCGGGGGCGCCCCACTAGGCTCGGCCCATGCGCCGCACCCTCTCCCTGACCGCCGCCGTCGCGG is a window of Litorihabitans aurantiacus DNA encoding:
- a CDS encoding DUF1905 domain-containing protein, with translation MPYRFDAELWTMNEGRWHMLTVPEAASDEIDQRTAGLQGGFGSVKVEVTIGTSTWTTSVFPSREHGAYILPVKKAVRTAQGCAAGDTVDVTLRIVGLET
- the ettA gene encoding energy-dependent translational throttle protein EttA: MAEYIYSMVRARKAHGDKVILDDVTMSFLPGAKIGVVGPNGAGKSTILKIMAGLEQASNGEARLTPGYTVGILLQEPPLNEDKTVLGNVQEAVGDLLAKKARFEAIAEEFADPDADYEALTDEMGKLQEEIDAADGWDVDARLEQAMDALRCPPPDADVSVLSGGERRRVALCKLLLEAPDLLLLDEPTNHLDAESVQWLEQHLARYAGAVLAVTHDRYFLDNVAQWIAEVDRGRLYPYEGNYSTYLEKKAARLEVQGKKDAKLAKRLASELEWVRSNAKGRQAKSKARLARYEEMAAEADRTRKLDFEEIQIPPGPRLGSVVIDATKLKKGFDERVLIDGLSFTLPRNGIVGVIGPNGVGKTTLFKTIVGLEPLDGGDLKVGETVKISYVDQSRGGLDPKKTLWEVVSDGLDFIQVGNVEIPSRAYVSQFGFKGADQQKPAGVLSGGERNRLNLALTLKQGGNLLLLDEPTNDLDVETLGSLENALLDFPGCAVVVSHDRWFLDRVATHILAYEGTEENPSSWHWFEGNFASYEENKIERLGPEAARPHRVTYRKLTRD
- a CDS encoding GTPase, giving the protein MTTPTTPPSPPGRPTGPALEVASDLATHLAEIALPLEVDGADHARALRTRVLAQITTHLLPRLREAATPAILVVGGPTGAGKSTLVNSLAGAQVSASGVLRPTTRRPVLVVHPGDVERLADHPVTHLADVVTASGIPAGIALLDAPDLDSVEEGNRRLAVELVEVADLWLFVTTATRYGDALPWTVLEEVRRRGVTIAVVLDRVAADVVGEVRRDLLGRLVAAGFDAVPLLIVPDAGPIDGALPADHTAEVRRWLDLVATRAGAQGVTARTLRGVWGPLREEVRELLDAVLAQTRAAEDLAARATAASTAASDEVGREVAGGALADGGPTTRWLALAGARGPLEPLAHEVRGFLARRRVTRGGADRAAALAALRGEVERSFDDVVGRAAASAHDAVATDWRADPAGAALLARRTGDVARRERADRLAHARTGWVDDVARLAAGLTVPDGGAADVELEDAGAATLLLLAAAGVDGAVAAVARRWRSAGRPPSRRRAPH
- a CDS encoding Glu/Leu/Phe/Val family dehydrogenase produces the protein MTTLVTQAGSGDDAAAPVAPSDPSPADASPSAVDHPTLGPLDDARAQLAFAVDHLGLDDGMHRLLATPRRELTVSVPLRRDDGSTTLFLGHRVQHNFSRGPAKGGLRFSPNVDLDEVRALAMWMTWKCALVDVPYGGAKGGIAIDPRAHSQAELERVTRRYTSEIMPLIGPEQDIPAPDIGTDERTMAWMMDTYSVNVGHTVPGVVTGKPLSLGGSLGRASATSRGVAHAAVLAMRHRGLDPDASTAAVQGFGKVGRDAARLLAEAGVKVEAISDVDGAVHRAGGIDVAGLIEHVDATGSVRGFEGGEEIDGAALLELDVDTLVPAAIEGVITEANAARVSARIVVEGANGPTTEAADAILRERDVLVVPDILANAGGVIVSYFEWVQANQAYWWSEREVNDKLAERMTKAWEAVLLQATRHGQSMREAATCLAVARVTEAHQLRGLYP
- a CDS encoding GTPase, giving the protein MTDDATDTTDGRTRAAHAARDDAGSPEAARLRELHDLVDHLAPRLPVEVLTSARETLDVLGSRIDRGIEHTVVALVGGTGSGKSSLFNAISGLDVADVGARRPTTAVPTGAVWGSRASTLLDHLEVPTDRRYRGEQALAGPVPGSLDGVVLLDVPDHDSIAQGHRRHVDRLVPLVDLLVWVLDPQKYADQRLHGDYLAALAGRQEAMVVVLNQVDTLTESGRDQLRLDIARLLVGEGLGEVEILLVSARTGEGVPTLRETLRRTGERSSAGRVAVRAQLVSLTQDLAAAIGTGAVPDVEDAAAVGRLADVLGTEAVADALAAAHRGEGGAVTGVRTPSRARVDAVRSAWVEELTAGLPAAWRSAVDAAVPGAGAISGDAVAALAEIAAAPPPTPGLLARLRRGRLERAGDEAAAAYRTAATAALAPVVARTLAPARAELAALASARATLGADTR
- a CDS encoding MarR family winged helix-turn-helix transcriptional regulator — encoded protein: MTDRPPSDHVETIQREWRRERPDVDPSPQAVIGRLHRLGGLLMAQLETVYAAHGLSQGEFDVLMTLRRAGDPYERTPTDLAARTMVTSGATSKRVDRLERAGLVARRRSAEDGRGRVVALTPAGLAAADAAYTDHMANEHRLVADLSGRDRDDLARILSAWLVRTDPDGVAPDA
- a CDS encoding single-stranded DNA-binding protein codes for the protein MNDTTITIRGHAGSVPELRKSASGTVWTSFRLASTSRKRSPDGGWEDKATLWVSVTVFRQLAERVAAVVRKGTPLTIVGDLSHEEWVTQDGQPRSGPAVIARSVAIDLTSGSLVWNRTAPSGAGGEESGDGSHGNVPDLTGFEVLADEGTPEPAMAGASASGTAAGEEGDGDGPPF
- a CDS encoding EamA family transporter translates to MTAVAPVAWGSTYVVTHRALPADSPLWGATLRALPAGLVLMLIARRLPQGAWWWRSVVLGTLNVGAFFVLIYVAAQALPSGVASSVMAAAPVAMMLTAWALVSERPTLRALAGAATGIVGVTLIVGTATGAVDPWGVAASVAAMLMSSFGFVLAKRWRSDVPPLVSTAWQMAAGGVMLAVAALVVDGAPPPMDGAAIAGFAYLSIIATAVAFVAWFSGLARLPAGTVGVIGLLNPVTGVALGALVSGERLSVGQGVGVVLVLAGIATTAVVGRGRAPGEARTRAAEGRCPRQDSNLQPTD